One part of the Chloroflexota bacterium genome encodes these proteins:
- a CDS encoding glycosyltransferase family 39 protein yields MRHRRWETWLLAILVVLVAGLALYAYGARAFTRISSPDAMRYASVARAYLRGEGFAWNQYLPYELATEGYNPAKRYPHFLHPLVIAGAMRLFGESDRAVALASALPTVLAALLVFALGRRWFDLRVGFVAALAFALNADTLYYGLSGLTEPLFTVVLLACVFCYARGLGLPGRAGMAWMAAAGAVLGLGQAVRPVGVLYALPFALVALIAKGPRWQRAGAFVLGFALLFALTTWVGAGRFLPVGDPSFGLLTGVGEFKEKYDFHRMLALPADPWAYVFAHWGDFWGKVLSSAHHYVKDILLVLGSGSAVIGALFVASLLVRYRDDALNKMRLLLLLLMAAQLGVNLLLWPTDRYFFPFLPLVVLFAGDYLWRIMDTLRMPSQKERTQGL; encoded by the coding sequence ATGAGGCATCGGCGCTGGGAGACCTGGCTGCTTGCGATTCTCGTTGTGCTGGTTGCGGGCCTCGCCCTGTACGCCTACGGCGCGCGCGCGTTCACCCGCATCTCGTCGCCGGACGCCATGCGCTACGCCTCGGTCGCCAGGGCCTACCTGCGGGGCGAGGGGTTCGCCTGGAATCAGTACCTGCCCTACGAACTGGCGACGGAGGGCTACAACCCCGCGAAACGCTATCCCCATTTCCTGCATCCGCTGGTCATCGCGGGGGCCATGCGCCTGTTCGGAGAGAGCGACAGAGCGGTGGCGCTGGCGTCGGCGCTGCCGACCGTATTGGCGGCGCTGTTGGTGTTCGCGCTGGGCCGCAGGTGGTTTGACCTGCGGGTTGGGTTCGTGGCGGCGCTGGCCTTCGCCCTGAACGCCGATACGCTGTACTACGGATTGTCGGGGCTTACGGAGCCGCTGTTCACGGTGGTGCTGCTGGCATGCGTGTTCTGCTATGCACGGGGGCTGGGCTTGCCCGGGCGCGCGGGCATGGCGTGGATGGCGGCGGCTGGGGCGGTGCTGGGCCTGGGACAGGCCGTGCGGCCGGTGGGCGTGTTGTACGCCCTGCCCTTTGCGCTCGTGGCGCTGATTGCGAAGGGGCCGCGCTGGCAACGGGCAGGCGCGTTCGTGCTGGGCTTCGCGCTCCTATTCGCGCTCACGACATGGGTTGGCGCGGGGCGCTTCCTTCCGGTGGGAGACCCGTCCTTTGGCCTGCTGACGGGCGTTGGCGAGTTCAAAGAGAAGTACGACTTCCATCGGATGCTGGCGTTGCCCGCCGACCCCTGGGCCTACGTCTTCGCGCACTGGGGGGACTTCTGGGGTAAGGTCCTGTCGTCGGCCCATCACTATGTCAAAGACATCCTGCTGGTCCTCGGGAGCGGTAGCGCTGTCATCGGGGCGCTGTTTGTGGCGTCCTTGCTGGTGCGCTACCGCGACGACGCCCTGAACAAGATGCGCCTGTTGCTGTTGTTGCTCATGGCGGCGCAGTTGGGCGTCAACCTGCTCCTGTGGCCCACGGATCGGTATTTCTTCCCATTCTTGCCGCTGGTGGTGCTGTTCGCCGGCGACTACCTGTGGCGCATCATGGATACGCTGCGCATGCCGTCGCAGAAGGAAAGGACACAAGGGCTGTGA
- a CDS encoding class I SAM-dependent methyltransferase — translation MSEWGRLVSLARRRAESPEAYRRFQAQQGRMVLARLEAKGLSVAGRRVLDLGCGLGGYTEALRERGAWVVAADLSARTLAELDSTSPRVCADALALPFADDTFDLVFCASLIEHVDDGPALLQGVLRVVRAGGYGYVSFPPFYSPRGGHQFAPYHLLGERVATWLYLLTRARRIPAWQRSIVAEGGSYSRAYHGFGLHRVTIAAARRWAVHAGWEVVSLSTRFSPVNTARWLVIGEFLTWHAEFLLRKPP, via the coding sequence GTGAGTGAGTGGGGTCGGCTCGTTTCCCTGGCGCGACGCCGCGCCGAGTCGCCTGAAGCCTACAGGCGGTTTCAGGCGCAGCAGGGGCGGATGGTCCTGGCCCGCCTGGAGGCCAAAGGCTTGAGCGTCGCGGGCCGCCGCGTGCTGGACCTGGGATGCGGCCTGGGGGGATACACAGAGGCGCTGCGCGAGCGGGGCGCGTGGGTTGTGGCCGCCGACCTGTCCGCGCGCACCCTGGCGGAACTGGACAGCACGTCGCCGCGGGTGTGCGCCGACGCGCTGGCCCTGCCGTTCGCGGACGATACGTTTGACCTGGTGTTCTGCGCGAGCCTGATAGAGCATGTGGACGACGGCCCCGCGCTGCTGCAAGGGGTGCTGCGCGTGGTGCGCGCCGGCGGATACGGCTACGTGAGTTTTCCCCCGTTCTACAGCCCGCGGGGCGGCCATCAGTTTGCGCCCTATCACTTGCTGGGCGAGCGCGTCGCCACGTGGCTCTACCTGCTTACGCGCGCCCGCCGGATTCCGGCGTGGCAGCGGAGCATCGTGGCCGAGGGCGGTTCGTACAGCCGCGCGTACCACGGGTTTGGGCTTCACCGCGTAACCATCGCCGCGGCCCGACGGTGGGCCGTCCATGCGGGTTGGGAAGTGGTATCTCTGTCCACGCGATTCTCGCCGGTGAACACGGCCCGATGGCTGGTCATCGGCGAGTTCCTCACCTGGCACGCAGAGTTTTTGCTTCGGAAGCCGCCATGA
- a CDS encoding glycosyltransferase family 2 protein, translated as MILAVAWWVLAALVAYTYVGYPALLGILARIRPKPLPRAEIQPTVSLIIAAHNEEMCIRDKLENSLALAYPRDKLEILVASDASTDRTNEIVAEFAERGVRLNAIPERRGKSYAQNRTVEMATGEVLVFSDANSMYEPDAVAKLVRNLADASVGYVSGELRYRKPRSAIGAGEGLYWRYETWIKRKESETGNIINGNGAIYAVPRRHFVPVPDHTGADLWLPLTQIRRGLRTVHEAEAVAYEETSLTAADEYGRKHRSTVRVLHVLTEHAGVLNPFRYGLTSLKLLSHRYLRYVVPYLIVALLVVNAFLLSSVFFRVTMGLQLAFYAAALVGAWLQKRGKRVLLFYVPYYFCVVNLAAVQGALRFLRGERVRVWEKAATTRIRTDKEGP; from the coding sequence ATGATTCTGGCGGTCGCATGGTGGGTGCTTGCCGCATTGGTGGCCTACACGTATGTGGGGTATCCGGCCCTCTTGGGCATCCTCGCCCGCATTCGGCCCAAGCCGCTCCCGCGCGCCGAAATCCAGCCCACCGTGTCGCTCATCATCGCCGCGCACAACGAGGAGATGTGCATCCGCGACAAGTTGGAGAACTCGCTGGCCCTGGCGTATCCGCGCGACAAGTTGGAGATTCTGGTCGCTTCGGATGCTTCCACAGACCGCACCAACGAGATCGTGGCCGAGTTCGCGGAGCGCGGCGTTCGGCTCAATGCCATCCCCGAGCGACGCGGCAAGTCGTATGCGCAGAACCGGACGGTGGAGATGGCGACGGGCGAGGTGCTGGTGTTCTCGGACGCCAACTCCATGTACGAGCCGGACGCGGTGGCGAAGTTGGTGCGGAATCTGGCCGATGCTTCGGTCGGGTACGTGAGCGGCGAACTCCGATACCGCAAGCCGCGCTCGGCCATCGGGGCAGGCGAGGGGCTGTACTGGCGCTACGAGACCTGGATCAAGCGCAAGGAGAGCGAGACCGGCAACATCATCAACGGCAACGGCGCTATCTACGCGGTGCCGCGCCGCCATTTCGTGCCGGTGCCCGATCACACCGGCGCCGATCTGTGGCTTCCGTTGACGCAGATTCGCCGCGGGCTGCGCACGGTGCACGAGGCCGAGGCCGTCGCCTACGAGGAGACTTCCCTCACTGCCGCCGACGAATACGGGCGCAAACACCGTAGCACCGTGCGCGTGCTGCACGTGCTCACCGAGCACGCGGGCGTGCTCAACCCGTTTCGCTACGGCTTGACCTCGCTCAAACTTCTCTCGCATCGCTATCTGCGCTACGTGGTGCCCTATCTCATCGTGGCGCTGTTGGTGGTGAACGCATTTCTCCTGTCGTCGGTCTTCTTCCGCGTTACGATGGGGCTTCAGTTGGCGTTCTACGCGGCGGCGTTGGTCGGGGCCTGGCTGCAAAAACGGGGCAAGCGCGTTCTCCTCTTCTACGTTCCCTACTACTTCTGCGTTGTGAATCTGGCGGCGGTGCAGGGGGCTTTGCGGTTCCTGCGCGGCGAACGGGTGCGGGTCTGGGAGAAGGCGGCCACAACGCGCATCCGCACCGACAAGGAGGGCCCATGA
- a CDS encoding glycosyltransferase family 2 protein: MISVVIPAYNEEQAIGDDLRAVQAAMDSTGLEYEIIVVDDGSTDRTAEIARGFPNVRLISHLRNRGTGAARTTGVKAARGDIIVMTDADGTYPNHDMPRLLAALEGYDMVIGARKKEAGTMRWLRTPAKTFIRLLASYLTATRIPDLNSGFRAFRKAPVMRFLNVLPATHSWVSTITIAFLTNGYTVNFIPIDYYPRKGRSTFHPLRDTYNYLTLVVRAIVYFNPLKVFLPISLFLLLFGGAKVIYDIITYNWHFAPSTVTLILTGVQVGALGMLADLIVKRLNGPQGGAGE, encoded by the coding sequence GTGATCAGTGTGGTGATTCCCGCGTACAACGAGGAACAGGCCATCGGCGACGACCTGCGGGCGGTGCAGGCGGCGATGGACAGCACGGGGCTGGAGTACGAGATCATCGTCGTGGACGACGGCTCCACCGACCGCACGGCGGAGATCGCGCGCGGGTTCCCCAACGTGCGGCTCATCTCGCATCTCCGCAACCGAGGCACAGGCGCGGCCCGCACCACGGGCGTGAAGGCCGCGCGCGGCGACATCATCGTGATGACGGACGCCGACGGCACGTATCCGAATCACGACATGCCGCGACTCCTCGCCGCGCTGGAGGGGTACGACATGGTCATCGGCGCGCGGAAGAAAGAGGCCGGCACGATGCGCTGGCTCCGCACGCCCGCCAAGACCTTCATCCGACTCTTGGCGTCCTATCTCACGGCGACGCGGATTCCGGATTTGAATTCGGGCTTCCGCGCCTTTCGCAAAGCCCCCGTCATGCGGTTTCTGAACGTCCTGCCCGCCACGCATTCCTGGGTCAGCACCATCACCATCGCGTTCCTCACCAACGGCTACACGGTCAACTTCATTCCCATTGACTACTACCCGCGCAAGGGGCGCTCCACGTTCCACCCCCTGCGCGACACGTACAACTACCTGACGCTCGTGGTGCGCGCCATCGTGTACTTCAACCCGCTCAAGGTGTTCCTGCCCATCAGTTTGTTTCTGCTGCTGTTCGGGGGCGCAAAGGTGATCTACGACATCATCACCTACAACTGGCACTTCGCGCCCTCTACCGTTACGCTGATTCTGACGGGGGTGCAGGTCGGCGCGCTGGGGATGCTGGCGGATTTGATCGTCAAGCGGCTCAACGGGCCGCAGGGCGGCGCGGGTGAGTGA
- a CDS encoding glycosyltransferase, whose product MAGHRRVPHLARRVFASEAAMILFITRKYPPSVGGMEKLSYEMTRAVSAIVPARVIAWRGPRWGWPLFAAMAFARGLWACMTGPVRFIHVSDPVLAPLGLALARLTGRRWGLTAHGLDILYPRRIYQAVVLPCVRRADVVVAISQAAREACLAKGVAPARCRVIPIGVHAPEEPPDRYLARERLRLALALELRDRPVLLIVGRLVPRKGVAWFVCQVLPLLAQVQPDAICLVVGDGPERHTVRRIIREGKMHERVVLLGRVSDTILADLYAAATLFLMPNVPVPGDMEGFGIVALEAASRGLPVVASRLEGIPDAVVDGENGVLVPPLDAQAWVSAIHRLLSDGAARADLAARAREFTRSRYRWDTLAREYVRAFGLESERGQAQWDEAYLHVRRGEGRRLRRLRAFGFSPEWRILDYGCGDGINTRLLVGLGCRRVVSMDYSLRLLRAGRPPCPVAADGMRMPFADGAFDAVLVDGVLHHLDAQAALAEIARVLRPGGMLGVVEPAGSWARRALDALTFSPLGLLWSETRHRRTSLAEEWATYQAWLQVERALPDWVRAAGLEVRSVRRTALNVMLVAVRPGPAAQEDAR is encoded by the coding sequence ATGGCTGGTCATCGGCGAGTTCCTCACCTGGCACGCAGAGTTTTTGCTTCGGAAGCCGCCATGATTCTGTTCATCACGCGGAAGTACCCGCCGTCGGTGGGCGGGATGGAGAAACTGAGTTATGAGATGACCCGCGCCGTGAGCGCCATCGTTCCGGCCCGCGTGATCGCGTGGCGCGGGCCGCGCTGGGGATGGCCGCTGTTCGCGGCGATGGCCTTCGCGCGCGGCCTGTGGGCGTGCATGACCGGCCCCGTGCGCTTCATCCACGTGAGCGATCCGGTGCTGGCGCCGTTGGGCCTGGCCCTGGCACGCCTGACGGGCCGCAGGTGGGGTCTCACCGCTCACGGGCTGGACATCCTGTACCCGCGGCGAATCTACCAGGCGGTGGTGCTCCCGTGCGTGCGCCGCGCGGATGTGGTTGTCGCCATCAGCCAGGCCGCGCGCGAAGCGTGTCTCGCGAAGGGCGTGGCCCCCGCCCGCTGCCGCGTGATTCCCATCGGCGTGCACGCGCCGGAGGAGCCGCCCGACCGCTACCTGGCGCGTGAGCGGCTTCGCCTGGCGCTGGCCCTGGAACTCCGCGACCGCCCCGTGCTCCTGATCGTCGGGCGGCTGGTGCCGCGCAAGGGCGTGGCCTGGTTTGTGTGCCAGGTGTTGCCCTTGCTGGCCCAGGTGCAGCCCGACGCGATTTGCCTCGTTGTGGGGGATGGCCCCGAGCGGCACACCGTGCGCCGCATCATCCGCGAGGGCAAGATGCACGAGCGCGTGGTGCTCCTGGGGCGCGTGTCGGATACGATCCTGGCCGACCTGTACGCGGCCGCCACGCTGTTCCTGATGCCCAACGTCCCCGTGCCTGGCGACATGGAGGGATTTGGCATCGTGGCGTTGGAGGCGGCGTCGCGCGGGCTGCCCGTGGTGGCCTCGCGGCTGGAGGGCATTCCCGACGCGGTGGTGGACGGCGAGAACGGCGTGCTTGTTCCGCCGCTGGACGCGCAGGCTTGGGTGTCGGCGATCCACCGTCTGCTCTCCGATGGCGCGGCGCGGGCAGACCTGGCGGCGCGGGCGCGGGAGTTCACACGGTCGCGCTACCGCTGGGATACCCTGGCGCGGGAGTACGTCCGGGCCTTCGGGTTGGAATCCGAGCGCGGGCAGGCCCAGTGGGATGAGGCCTACCTTCACGTGCGGCGCGGCGAAGGGCGCAGACTCCGACGGCTGCGCGCCTTCGGGTTCTCGCCCGAATGGCGGATTCTGGACTACGGGTGCGGCGACGGCATCAATACGCGCCTGCTGGTCGGCTTGGGCTGCCGCCGCGTGGTGAGCATGGACTATTCGCTGCGCCTGCTCCGTGCGGGCCGCCCGCCCTGCCCCGTGGCAGCCGACGGGATGCGCATGCCCTTCGCCGATGGCGCGTTTGACGCCGTGCTGGTGGACGGCGTGCTGCATCACCTGGACGCACAGGCGGCGCTCGCCGAGATCGCCCGCGTGCTGCGCCCTGGGGGGATGCTGGGCGTGGTGGAGCCGGCCGGGTCGTGGGCGCGCCGTGCGTTGGACGCGCTCACCTTCTCGCCGCTGGGCTTGCTGTGGAGCGAGACGCGGCACCGACGCACGAGCCTGGCCGAGGAGTGGGCTACGTACCAGGCATGGCTGCAGGTGGAACGCGCCCTGCCGGACTGGGTGCGGGCCGCGGGGCTGGAGGTTCGCTCCGTGCGCCGTACCGCGCTGAATGTGATGCTTGTGGCCGTGCGTCCAGGCCCGGCCGCGCAAGAGGACGCGAGGTAG
- a CDS encoding metallophosphoesterase — MRVLTLSDEVVQSIHTPAVRERFGDVDIVIGCGDLPHEYLEYVVSVLNKPLFFVRGNHTCVVEYSETGERPLVHGGVNLHRRVVNYHGWLIAGVEGSVRYNRGMFQYTQMEMWGHVLRLVPALLRNRIRYGRYLDVFVTHAPPWGIHDQPDPAHRGIKAFRWFVRAFRPAVHFHGHSHVYRSDTITETQFHATRVINTYPYRETELGHPTTRPALPQFAGGRQKRGTR; from the coding sequence CTGCGGGTGTTGACCCTCAGCGACGAGGTGGTGCAATCCATCCACACTCCCGCCGTGCGCGAGCGCTTCGGCGACGTGGACATCGTCATCGGCTGCGGCGACCTCCCGCACGAGTACCTGGAATACGTGGTGAGCGTCCTGAACAAACCCCTGTTCTTCGTGCGCGGCAACCACACCTGCGTCGTGGAATACTCGGAGACCGGCGAACGCCCCCTTGTCCATGGCGGCGTGAACCTGCATCGCCGCGTCGTCAACTACCACGGGTGGCTGATCGCAGGCGTGGAGGGGAGCGTGCGCTACAATCGGGGGATGTTCCAGTACACGCAGATGGAGATGTGGGGGCACGTGCTGCGCCTTGTGCCGGCCCTCCTGCGCAACCGCATCCGGTACGGCCGCTACCTGGACGTTTTCGTTACGCACGCCCCACCGTGGGGTATTCACGACCAGCCCGACCCCGCGCATCGCGGCATCAAGGCGTTCCGCTGGTTTGTGCGGGCCTTTCGCCCTGCGGTGCACTTTCACGGTCACAGCCACGTGTACCGCTCGGACACGATCACGGAGACGCAGTTCCACGCCACGCGCGTGATCAACACGTACCCCTATCGGGAGACGGAACTGGGACATCCTACGACGCGGCCTGCCCTGCCACAGTTTGCAGGCGGCCGCCAGAAGCGAGGCACACGATGA